In Escherichia ruysiae, a genomic segment contains:
- the mrcA gene encoding peptidoglycan glycosyltransferase/peptidoglycan DD-transpeptidase MrcA, with amino-acid sequence MKFVKYLLILAVCCILLGAGSIYGLYRYIEPQLPDVATLKDVRLQIPMQIYSADGELIAQYGEKRRIPVTLDQIPPEMVKAFIATEDSRFYEHHGVDPVGIFRAASVALFSGHASQGASTITQQLARNFFLSPERTLMRKIKEVFLAIRIEQLLTKDEILELYLNKIYLGYRAYGVGAAAQVYFGKTVDQLTLNEMAVIAGLPKAPSTFNPLYSMDRAVARRNVVLSRMLDEGYITQQQLDETRTEAINANYHAPEIAFSAPYLTEMVRQEMYNRYGENAYEDGYRIYTTITRKVQQAAQQAVRNNVLDYDMRHGYRGPANVLWKVGESAWDDKKITDTLKALPTYGPLLPAAVTRANPQEATAMLADGTSVTLRMEGIRWARPYRSDTQQGPTPRKVTDVVQTGQQIWVRQVGDAWWLAQVPEVNSALVSINPQNGAVMALVGGFDFNQSKFNRATQALRQVGSNIKPFLYTAAMDKGLTLASMLNDVPISRWDAGAGSDWQPKNSPPQYAGPIRLRQGLGQSKNVVMVRAMRAMGVDYAAEYLQRFGFPAQNIVHTESLALGSASFTPLQVARGYAVMANGGFLVDPWFISKIENDQGGVIFEAKPKVACPECDIPVIYGDTQKSNVLENSDVEDVAISREQQNVSVPMPQLEQANQALVAKTGAPEYAPHVISTPLAFLIKSALNTNIFGEPGWQGTGWRAGRDLQRHDIGGKTGTTNSSKDAWFSGYGPGVVTSVWIGFDDHRRNLGHTTASGAIKDQISGYEGGAKSAQPAWDAYMKAVLEGVPEQPLTPPPGIVTVNIDRSTGQLANGGNSREEYFIEGTQPTQQAVREVGTTIIDNGEAQELF; translated from the coding sequence GTGAAGTTCGTAAAGTATTTATTGATCCTTGCAGTCTGTTGCATTCTGCTGGGAGCAGGCTCGATTTATGGCCTATACCGCTACATCGAGCCACAACTGCCGGATGTGGCAACATTAAAAGATGTTCGCCTGCAAATTCCGATGCAGATTTACAGCGCCGATGGCGAGCTGATTGCTCAATACGGTGAAAAACGTCGTATTCCGGTTACATTGGATCAAATCCCGCCGGAGATGGTGAAAGCCTTTATTGCGACGGAAGACAGCCGCTTCTACGAGCATCACGGCGTTGACCCAGTGGGGATCTTCCGTGCGGCAAGCGTGGCGCTGTTCTCCGGTCACGCATCGCAAGGGGCGAGCACCATCACCCAACAACTGGCGAGAAACTTCTTCCTGAGTCCAGAACGCACGCTAATGCGTAAAATTAAGGAAGTCTTCCTCGCAATTCGTATTGAACAGTTGCTGACGAAAGACGAGATCCTCGAGCTTTATCTGAACAAGATTTACCTCGGTTACCGCGCCTATGGTGTCGGTGCTGCGGCACAAGTCTATTTCGGTAAAACGGTCGATCAACTGACACTGAACGAAATGGCGGTGATTGCCGGGCTGCCTAAAGCCCCTTCCACCTTCAACCCGCTCTATTCAATGGATCGAGCCGTCGCGCGGCGTAACGTCGTGCTGTCGCGAATGCTGGACGAAGGGTATATCACCCAACAGCAGCTCGATGAGACACGCACCGAAGCGATTAACGCCAACTATCACGCACCGGAGATCGCCTTCTCAGCGCCATATCTCACCGAAATGGTACGTCAGGAGATGTATAACCGTTACGGCGAAAACGCTTATGAAGACGGCTATCGCATTTACACTACCATTACCCGCAAAGTGCAGCAGGCCGCACAGCAAGCCGTGCGTAATAACGTACTGGACTACGACATGCGTCACGGCTATCGCGGCCCGGCCAATGTGCTGTGGAAAGTAGGTGAATCAGCGTGGGATGACAAAAAGATTACCGATACGCTGAAGGCGCTGCCAACCTATGGTCCGCTGCTACCTGCCGCAGTCACCCGCGCCAACCCGCAGGAAGCAACAGCAATGCTGGCGGACGGAACATCTGTGACGCTGCGTATGGAAGGGATTCGCTGGGCACGGCCTTATCGCTCCGATACACAGCAGGGACCGACGCCGCGTAAAGTGACCGATGTTGTGCAAACAGGTCAGCAAATCTGGGTTCGCCAGGTGGGCGATGCCTGGTGGCTGGCACAGGTGCCGGAAGTGAACTCGGCGCTGGTATCGATCAATCCGCAAAACGGCGCAGTTATGGCGCTGGTCGGTGGTTTTGATTTCAATCAGAGCAAGTTTAACCGCGCCACCCAGGCACTGCGTCAGGTGGGTTCGAATATCAAGCCGTTCCTCTACACCGCAGCGATGGATAAAGGTCTGACGCTGGCAAGTATGCTGAACGATGTGCCAATTTCCCGCTGGGACGCAGGCGCGGGTTCTGACTGGCAGCCGAAAAACTCACCTCCGCAGTACGCCGGTCCAATCCGTTTACGTCAGGGGCTGGGCCAGTCGAAAAACGTGGTAATGGTACGCGCAATGCGAGCAATGGGCGTGGACTATGCCGCAGAGTATTTGCAACGCTTCGGCTTCCCGGCACAAAATATTGTCCACACTGAATCGCTGGCACTGGGTTCCGCTTCCTTCACGCCGTTACAGGTGGCGCGCGGGTACGCAGTGATGGCTAATGGTGGCTTCCTGGTCGACCCCTGGTTTATCAGCAAAATTGAAAACGACCAGGGCGGCGTGATTTTCGAAGCGAAACCGAAAGTAGCCTGCCCGGAATGTGATATTCCGGTGATTTACGGTGATACGCAAAAATCGAACGTGCTGGAAAACAGCGACGTTGAAGACGTGGCTATCTCTCGCGAACAGCAGAATGTTTCTGTGCCAATGCCACAACTGGAGCAGGCTAATCAGGCATTAGTGGCGAAGACTGGTGCGCCAGAATACGCACCACACGTCATCAGCACACCGCTGGCGTTCCTGATTAAGAGCGCCCTGAACACCAATATCTTTGGTGAACCTGGCTGGCAGGGCACTGGCTGGCGCGCAGGTCGTGATTTGCAACGTCATGATATCGGCGGGAAAACAGGGACGACCAACAGTTCGAAGGATGCATGGTTTTCGGGTTACGGACCGGGCGTTGTGACATCGGTATGGATTGGCTTTGACGATCACCGCCGTAATCTCGGTCACACTACGGCTTCCGGGGCGATTAAAGATCAGATCTCCGGTTACGAAGGCGGTGCGAAGAGCGCCCAGCCAGCCTGGGATGCTTATATGAAAGCCGTGCTGGAAGGTGTACCGGAACAACCGCTGACGCCGCCGCCGGGTATTGTGACGGTGAATATCGATCGCAGCACCGGGCAACTGGCCAACGGTGGTAACAGCCGCGAAGAGTATTTCATCGAAGGTACGCAGCCTACACAGCAAGCAGTACGCGAGGTAGGGACAACCATCATCGATAATGGTGAGGCTCAGGAATTGTTCTGA
- a CDS encoding PilN domain-containing protein, whose product MNPPINFLPWREQRRTAFLRFWLLMFVAPLLLAVGITLMLRLTTNAEVRVDAVLLQAEQQRASTLQTSKPRLLERQQLREQRLQRQRQRQFTRDWQSSLESLAALLPEHAWLTTIRWQQGTLEVKGLATNITVLNALEKALRQDTSFQLNQRGATQQDAQGRWQFEYQLTRTVSDEHSL is encoded by the coding sequence ATGAATCCGCCAATCAATTTTTTGCCCTGGCGAGAGCAACGCCGGACGGCCTTTCTTCGCTTCTGGTTGCTGATGTTCGTTGCTCCTCTGCTGCTGGCTGTCGGGATAACGCTCATGCTGCGTTTGACAACCAACGCTGAAGTACGCGTTGACGCTGTTTTGCTTCAGGCGGAACAACAACGCGCCAGCACCCTACAAACCAGTAAACCACGTTTGCTGGAACGCCAACAATTACGCGAACAGCGTTTGCAACGTCAGCGCCAGCGACAATTTACCCGCGACTGGCAATCTTCGCTGGAGTCACTGGCGGCACTTTTACCCGAACACGCCTGGCTGACAACGATACGCTGGCAGCAGGGAACGCTGGAGGTAAAGGGACTTGCGACGAACATTACTGTGTTAAACGCACTGGAAAAAGCACTCCGCCAGGATACTTCTTTTCAACTCAACCAGCGTGGAGCCACGCAGCAAGATGCACAAGGACGCTGGCAATTTGAGTATCAGTTAACAAGGACGGTTAGCGATGAACACTCTCTTTGA
- the hslO gene encoding Hsp33 family molecular chaperone HslO, with amino-acid sequence MPQHDQLHRYLFENFAVRGELVTVSETLQQILENHDYPQPVKNVLAELLVATSLLTATLKFDGDITVQLQGDGPMNLAVINGNNNQQMRGVARVQGEIPENADLKTLVGNGYVVITITPSEGERYQGVVGLEGDTLAACLEDYFMRSEQLPTRLFIRTGNVDGKPAAGGMLLQVMPAQNAQQDDFDHLATLTETIKTEELLTLPANEVLWRLYHEEEVTVYDPQDVEFKCTCSRERCADALKTLPDEEVDSILAEDGEIDMHCDYCGNHYLFNAMDIAEIRNNASPADPQVH; translated from the coding sequence ATGCCGCAACATGACCAATTACATCGCTATCTGTTTGAAAACTTTGCCGTGCGCGGCGAACTGGTAACCGTTTCGGAAACCCTGCAACAGATCCTTGAGAATCACGATTATCCGCAGCCCGTTAAAAACGTGCTGGCAGAACTGCTGGTTGCGACCAGCCTGTTAACCGCTACGCTGAAGTTTGATGGTGATATCACCGTACAGCTGCAAGGCGACGGTCCGATGAATCTGGCGGTTATCAACGGTAACAACAACCAGCAGATGCGCGGCGTGGCGCGCGTACAGGGCGAAATTCCGGAAAATGCCGACCTGAAAACGCTGGTCGGTAATGGTTATGTGGTGATCACCATTACCCCGAGCGAAGGCGAACGCTATCAGGGCGTGGTTGGTCTGGAAGGTGATACCCTGGCGGCCTGCCTGGAAGATTACTTTATGCGTTCTGAACAGCTTCCGACGCGCCTGTTTATTCGCACCGGCAACGTAGATGGTAAGCCCGCCGCTGGCGGTATGTTGTTACAGGTAATGCCTGCGCAAAATGCCCAGCAGGACGACTTCGACCACCTGGCGACGCTAACCGAAACCATCAAAACCGAAGAGTTGCTGACTTTGCCGGCAAATGAAGTGTTGTGGCGTTTGTACCACGAAGAAGAGGTGACGGTTTACGATCCGCAGGATGTGGAGTTCAAATGCACCTGCTCACGTGAACGTTGCGCCGATGCGCTGAAAACGCTGCCGGATGAAGAAGTGGATAGCATCCTGGCGGAAGATGGCGAAATTGACATGCATTGTGATTACTGCGGTAACCACTATCTGTTCAATGCGATGGATATTGCCGAGATCCGCAACAACGCGTCTCCGGCAGATCCGCAAGTTCATTAA
- a CDS encoding DUF4153 domain-containing protein, which translates to MENVELSPATRRGMVVTGLLQGLVCYLLISWLAGKNNSWIVYGVPATVALSSVLLFSVVSFKQKRLWGWLAIVLIATLGMSGWLKWQIDGMSPWRAEKALWDFGCYLLLMGMMLLPWIQQSLRERNDSTRYSYFYQSVWHNVLILLVIFIANGLTWLVLLLWSELFKLVGITFFKTLFFATDWFIYLTSGLVTALAVILARTQLRLIDSIQKLFTLIATGLLPLVSLLTLMFIITLPFAGLNAISRHISAAGLLLTLAFLQLLLMSIVGDPQKASLPWTGPLRCLIQTALLVAPLYVFVAAWALWLRVAQYGWTAERLHGVLAVVVLLVWSLGYFVSIVWRKGQNPLVLQGKVNLAVSLLVLVILVLLNSPVLDSMRISVNSHMARYQSGKNTPDQVSIYMLEQSGRYGRAALESLKSDAEYMKDPKRRRDLLMAFDGKQHLQQQVSEKALADNVLIAPGSGKPDATFWSALIKERYNVMTCIEKDACVLVERDLNSDGQTERLLFAFNDERVIVYGIDPTGKEWQELTMSLLPREITKEKLLTAAKERKLGTKPKTWRNLTVDGETLEVNLNE; encoded by the coding sequence ATGGAAAACGTTGAGCTTTCACCCGCAACACGCAGGGGAATGGTTGTTACCGGATTACTCCAGGGATTAGTTTGCTACCTGCTGATCTCCTGGCTCGCTGGTAAAAATAACAGTTGGATAGTTTATGGCGTACCTGCGACCGTGGCGCTTTCATCCGTTTTGTTATTTTCTGTAGTGTCCTTCAAACAGAAGCGACTTTGGGGATGGCTGGCGATAGTGTTGATTGCCACTCTTGGGATGAGCGGCTGGCTGAAGTGGCAAATTGATGGCATGAGTCCCTGGAGAGCGGAAAAGGCGCTTTGGGATTTTGGGTGTTATCTGCTGCTGATGGGAATGATGTTGCTGCCGTGGATACAACAGAGTCTGCGTGAGCGTAATGACAGTACCCGCTATAGCTATTTTTACCAGTCGGTATGGCATAACGTACTTATATTATTGGTGATTTTTATCGCTAATGGCCTGACGTGGCTGGTGCTTTTACTGTGGAGTGAGTTGTTTAAACTCGTTGGTATCACGTTTTTTAAAACGCTCTTTTTTGCAACCGACTGGTTTATTTATCTTACGTCAGGTCTGGTTACCGCACTGGCGGTGATCCTCGCGCGGACACAGTTGCGTTTAATCGACTCCATTCAAAAGCTGTTCACGTTAATCGCCACAGGTTTACTGCCGTTGGTGTCATTGTTGACGCTGATGTTTATTATCACCCTACCGTTTGCGGGCCTGAACGCGATTTCTCGCCACATTTCCGCTGCCGGGTTGCTTTTGACGCTGGCCTTTTTGCAATTGCTCTTAATGTCCATTGTCGGCGATCCGCAAAAAGCGTCACTTCCCTGGACGGGGCCGTTGCGTTGCCTGATTCAAACCGCTCTGCTGGTCGCCCCATTGTATGTGTTCGTCGCCGCCTGGGCGTTATGGCTGCGGGTCGCGCAGTACGGCTGGACTGCCGAACGCTTGCATGGCGTGTTGGCTGTGGTGGTGTTACTGGTTTGGTCTCTGGGATATTTTGTCAGTATTGTCTGGCGTAAAGGGCAAAATCCCCTTGTTCTTCAGGGCAAAGTGAACCTTGCGGTTTCGTTATTGGTGCTGGTGATACTGGTGCTTCTTAATTCGCCGGTACTGGACAGTATGCGCATTAGCGTGAACAGTCATATGGCACGTTATCAGAGCGGCAAAAACACGCCAGACCAGGTAAGTATCTACATGCTCGAACAGAGCGGTCGCTATGGCCGTGCGGCGCTTGAGTCGCTGAAAAGCGATGCCGAGTATATGAAAGACCCGAAACGCAGACGGGATCTGCTGATGGCGTTTGATGGGAAGCAACATCTTCAGCAGCAGGTATCGGAAAAAGCATTAGCCGATAACGTGTTAATTGCCCCTGGTTCTGGCAAACCGGATGCGACATTCTGGTCGGCCTTAATCAAAGAACGCTATAACGTGATGACCTGTATTGAAAAGGATGCCTGCGTACTGGTCGAGAGAGATCTAAATAGTGATGGTCAGACGGAGCGGCTCCTGTTTGCCTTTAATGATGAAAGAGTCATCGTCTATGGCATTGACCCCACCGGGAAAGAATGGCAAGAGCTCACGATGAGTTTACTTCCGCGCGAAATAACGAAAGAGAAATTACTCACTGCCGCGAAGGAAAGAAAACTGGGAACGAAGCCTAAAACGTGGCGCAATCTTACGGTGGATGGTGAAACGCTGGAGGTGAATCTGAATGAGTGA
- the hofM gene encoding DNA utilization protein HofM: MAFKTWQIGLHLQQQEAVAVAIVRGAKECYLQRWWRLPLATDIIKDGRIIDAERLTKTLLPWSRELPHRHHIMLAFPASRTLQRAFPRPAMSLGEREQMAWLTGTMARELDMEPDSLRFDYSEDSLSPAYNVTAAQSKELATLLSLAERLRIHVSAITPDACALQRFLPFLPSHQQCLAWRDNEQWLWATRYSWGRKLAVGMTSANELAATLAINSESLAICGEGGFDPWNAVSVRQPPLPPPGGNFAIALGLALGEGY; encoded by the coding sequence ATGGCATTTAAGACCTGGCAAATTGGTTTGCATTTACAACAGCAAGAAGCGGTGGCGGTTGCTATCGTGCGTGGCGCGAAAGAATGCTATTTGCAACGCTGGTGGCGTTTGCCGCTGGCGACCGACATTATCAAAGATGGGCGCATTATTGACGCGGAACGGCTGACTAAAACGTTGTTACCGTGGAGTCGTGAACTGCCACACCGTCATCACATTATGTTGGCATTTCCCGCTAGCCGAACGTTACAAAGGGCATTTCCGCGTCCGGCAATGTCCCTGGGCGAACGGGAGCAAATGGCCTGGTTGACAGGTACGATGGCTCGCGAGCTGGATATGGAACCGGACTCCCTGCGCTTTGATTACAGCGAAGATTCGCTAAGTCCCGCTTATAACGTGACCGCCGCGCAAAGCAAAGAGCTGGCAACGCTGCTTAGCCTGGCAGAAAGATTGCGTATTCACGTTAGTGCGATTACCCCAGACGCCTGCGCTTTGCAGCGATTCCTGCCTTTTTTACCTTCTCATCAGCAATGTCTGGCCTGGCGTGATAATGAACAGTGGTTATGGGCGACGCGTTATAGCTGGGGACGCAAACTGGCGGTGGGGATGACAAGCGCGAATGAACTGGCCGCGACGTTAGCCATTAATTCTGAAAGTCTCGCGATATGCGGCGAAGGCGGATTTGACCCCTGGAATGCGGTTTCTGTGCGTCAGCCGCCACTACCGCCACCAGGTGGAAACTTTGCTATCGCGCTGGGGCTGGCGCTTGGGGAGGGGTACTGA
- the igaA gene encoding intracellular growth attenuator protein IgaA: MSTIVIFIAALLACSLLAGWLIKVRSRRRQLPWTNAFADAQTRKLMPEERNAVENYLDSLTQVLQVPGPTGASTAPVSLTLNAESNNVMMLTHAITRYGISTDDPNKWRYYLDSVEVHLPPFWEQYINDENSVELIHTDSLPLVISLNGHTLQEYIQETRGYALQPVPSTQASIRGEESEQIELLNIRKETHEEYALSRPRGLREALLIVASFLMFFFCLITPDVFVPWLAGGALLLLGAGLWGLFAPPAKSSLREIHCLRGTPRRWGLFGENDQEQINNISLGIIDLVYPAHWQPYIAQDLGQQTDIDIYLDRHVVRQGRYLSLHDEVKNFPLQHWLRSTIIAAGSLLVLFMLLFWVPLDMPLKFTLSWMKGAQTIEATSVKQLADAGVRVGDTLRLSGTGMCNIRTSGTWSAKTNSPFLPFDCSQIIWNDARSLPLPESELVNKATALTEAVNRQLHPKPDDESRVSATLRSAIQKSGMVLLDDFGDIVLKTADLCAAKDDCVRLKNALVNLGNSKDWDALVKRANAGKLDGVNVLLRPVSAESLDNLVETSTAPFITHETARAAQSLNSPAPGGFLIVSDEGSDFVDQPWPSASLYDYPPQEQWNAFQKLAQMLMHTPFNAEGIVTNIFTDANGTQHIGLHPIPDRSGLWRYLGTTLLLLTMLGSAIYNGVQAWRRYHRHRTRMMEIQAYYESCLNPQLITPSESLIE; encoded by the coding sequence ATGAGCACCATTGTAATTTTTATAGCTGCTTTGCTGGCCTGCTCACTACTTGCGGGATGGCTGATAAAAGTGCGCTCCAGGCGGCGTCAACTGCCCTGGACTAACGCCTTCGCTGATGCGCAAACGCGCAAACTCATGCCTGAAGAACGTAACGCCGTTGAAAATTATCTCGACAGCCTGACGCAGGTTTTGCAGGTTCCTGGTCCGACGGGCGCCAGCACGGCTCCCGTATCACTGACGCTGAACGCGGAAAGCAACAACGTCATGATGCTGACACATGCCATCACGCGTTATGGCATTTCAACCGACGATCCTAACAAATGGCGTTATTATCTCGATTCGGTGGAAGTCCACCTGCCCCCGTTCTGGGAGCAGTACATCAACGATGAAAATAGCGTTGAACTGATCCATACCGATTCGCTGCCGCTGGTTATTTCTCTCAACGGTCATACGCTGCAAGAGTACATTCAGGAAACTCGTGGCTATGCGTTGCAGCCTGTTCCGTCAACGCAGGCGTCGATTCGCGGCGAAGAAAGCGAACAAATCGAACTGCTCAATATTCGCAAAGAAACACACGAAGAGTATGCGCTTAGTCGCCCACGTGGGCTGCGTGAAGCGTTGCTGATTGTCGCCTCCTTCCTGATGTTCTTTTTCTGCCTGATTACTCCGGATGTATTTGTCCCGTGGCTGGCTGGCGGCGCGTTACTGCTGTTGGGCGCAGGTCTGTGGGGGCTATTTGCGCCACCGGCAAAATCATCCTTGCGGGAGATCCACTGTCTGCGTGGTACGCCGCGTCGTTGGGGATTGTTTGGTGAAAACGATCAGGAACAGATCAACAATATTTCGCTCGGTATTATCGACCTGGTCTATCCCGCGCACTGGCAGCCTTATATTGCGCAGGATCTGGGGCAGCAAACGGATATCGATATCTATCTTGATCGGCACGTGGTACGTCAGGGACGCTATCTTTCACTGCATGACGAAGTGAAAAACTTCCCGCTGCAACACTGGCTACGCAGTACGATTATCGCGGCGGGTTCTCTGCTGGTGCTGTTTATGCTGCTGTTCTGGGTTCCGCTGGATATGCCGCTGAAATTCACCCTCTCGTGGATGAAAGGCGCGCAGACCATTGAAGCCACCAGCGTTAAACAACTGGCAGATGCCGGAGTACGTGTAGGCGATACCTTACGTCTTAGCGGTACAGGGATGTGTAATATCCGCACTTCTGGCACCTGGAGCGCGAAAACCAATTCACCGTTTTTGCCATTTGACTGCTCCCAGATCATCTGGAATGACGCCCGTTCATTGCCATTACCGGAATCTGAACTGGTCAACAAGGCCACGGCACTGACCGAGGCAGTAAACCGCCAGTTGCACCCGAAACCGGATGATGAATCTCGCGTCAGCGCCACATTGCGTTCAGCAATTCAGAAATCCGGCATGGTACTGCTCGATGACTTTGGCGACATCGTGCTGAAAACCGCCGATCTCTGTGCCGCCAAAGATGATTGTGTTCGGTTGAAAAATGCGCTGGTGAATCTCGGCAACAGTAAGGACTGGGACGCACTGGTAAAACGCGCTAACGCTGGAAAACTCGACGGCGTGAATGTATTACTCCGCCCGGTGAGCGCGGAATCACTCGATAACCTGGTGGAAACCTCCACAGCACCATTCATTACTCATGAAACGGCGCGAGCGGCGCAATCACTGAATAGCCCGGCACCGGGAGGATTCCTGATTGTCAGCGACGAAGGCAGCGATTTTGTTGATCAGCCCTGGCCTTCGGCATCACTTTACGACTACCCGCCGCAAGAACAGTGGAACGCTTTCCAGAAACTGGCGCAAATGCTGATGCATACGCCGTTTAACGCCGAAGGCATCGTCACCAATATTTTTACCGATGCCAACGGCACGCAGCATATCGGCTTGCACCCCATCCCGGATCGCTCCGGCCTGTGGCGCTATCTGGGCACGACATTGCTGTTGCTGACGATGCTGGGCAGTGCCATCTATAATGGCGTACAGGCCTGGCGTCGTTATCACCGTCATCGTACTCGCATGATGGAAATTCAGGCCTATTATGAAAGCTGCCTGAATCCACAACTGATCACCCCTTCAGAAAGCCTTATCGAATAA
- the yrfG gene encoding GMP/IMP nucleotidase, with amino-acid sequence MHINIAWQDVDTVLLDMDGTLLDLAFDNYFWQKLVPETWGAKNGVTPQEAMEYMRQQYHDVQHTLNWYCLDYWSEQLGLDICAMTTEMGPRAVLREDTIPFLEALKASGKQRILLTNAHPHNLAVKLEHTGLDAHLDLLLSTHTFGYPKEDQRLWHAVAEATGLKAERTLFIDDSEAILDAAAQFGIRYCLGVTNPDSGIAEKQYQRHPSLNDYRRLIPSLM; translated from the coding sequence ATGCATATCAACATTGCCTGGCAGGACGTAGATACCGTTCTGCTGGATATGGACGGCACGTTGCTCGACCTCGCCTTCGATAACTATTTCTGGCAAAAGCTGGTGCCTGAAACCTGGGGCGCGAAAAACGGGGTCACGCCACAGGAAGCGATGGAATATATGCGCCAGCAATATCACGACGTGCAGCATACGCTAAACTGGTACTGTCTTGATTACTGGAGTGAACAACTGGGTCTGGATATCTGTGCGATGACCACCGAGATGGGACCGCGCGCCGTACTGCGTGAAGATACTATTCCGTTTCTTGAGGCACTTAAAGCCAGCGGTAAGCAGCGAATTTTGCTCACCAACGCGCATCCGCACAACCTGGCGGTAAAACTTGAGCATACCGGTCTGGACGCACACCTTGATTTATTACTTTCCACCCACACATTTGGTTATCCGAAAGAGGATCAGCGGTTATGGCATGCGGTGGCCGAAGCTACGGGTCTGAAAGCTGAAAGAACGCTGTTTATTGATGACAGCGAAGCAATTCTCGATGCTGCCGCGCAATTTGGTATTCGTTACTGCCTCGGCGTCACTAATCCCGACTCAGGGATTGCTGAAAAACAGTATCAGCGCCATCCGTCACTGAATGACTACCGCCGCCTGATCCCCTCGCTAATGTGA
- the hslR gene encoding ribosome-associated heat shock protein Hsp15, with amino-acid sequence MKEKPAVEVRLDKWLWAARFYKTRALAREMIEGGKVHYNGQRSKPSKVVELNATLTLRQGNDERTVIVKAITEQRRPASEAVLLYEETAESVEKREKMALARKLNALTMPHPDRRPDKKERRDLLRFKHGDSE; translated from the coding sequence ATGAAAGAAAAACCTGCTGTTGAGGTTCGACTGGATAAATGGCTATGGGCCGCCCGTTTTTACAAAACCCGCGCGCTGGCTCGTGAAATGATCGAAGGCGGTAAGGTGCATTACAACGGGCAGCGCAGCAAGCCGAGTAAAGTCGTCGAACTGAATGCCACGCTCACTCTGCGCCAGGGAAATGACGAACGAACGGTGATTGTAAAGGCGATTACTGAACAGCGTCGCCCCGCCAGCGAGGCAGTCTTGCTGTATGAAGAGACTGCGGAAAGTGTAGAGAAACGCGAAAAAATGGCGCTGGCACGTAAACTTAATGCCTTAACCATGCCGCACCCGGATCGACGCCCGGACAAAAAAGAGCGCCGCGACCTGTTACGATTTAAACACGGCGACAGTGAATAA
- the nudE gene encoding ADP compounds hydrolase NudE: protein MSKSLQKPTILNVETVARSRLFTIESVDLEFSNGVRRVYERMRPTNREAVMIVPIVDDHLILIREYAVGTESYELGFSKGLIDPGESVYEAANRELKEEVGFGARDLTFLKKLSMAPSYFSSKMNIVVAQDLYPESLEGDEPEPLPQVRWPLTHMMDLLEDPDFNEARNVSALFLVREWLKGQGRL from the coding sequence ATGAGCAAATCATTACAAAAACCCACCATTCTGAATGTTGAAACTGTAGCCCGTTCCCGATTGTTTACCATCGAAAGCGTGGATCTGGAGTTCAGCAACGGCGTGCGGCGTGTTTATGAACGAATGCGTCCAACCAACCGGGAAGCCGTGATGATTGTGCCGATTGTGGACGATCACCTGATTTTGATCCGCGAATACGCGGTGGGAACTGAATCCTACGAATTAGGTTTTTCGAAAGGATTAATTGATCCCGGTGAAAGTGTTTATGAAGCAGCAAACCGCGAACTCAAAGAAGAAGTGGGATTTGGCGCAAGGGATCTGACTTTTTTGAAGAAACTCAGCATGGCACCGTCTTACTTTTCCAGCAAAATGAATATCGTGGTGGCGCAAGATCTCTACCCTGAATCGCTGGAAGGCGATGAACCAGAGCCACTACCTCAGGTGCGCTGGCCACTGACACATATGATGGATTTGCTCGAAGATCCTGACTTCAACGAAGCGCGTAATGTCAGCGCGTTGTTTCTGGTGCGCGAGTGGTTGAAGGGGCAGGGACGGTTGTAA